The sequence GAGATGTCTGCGTTGGATGATGATCTGACAGCGCTTTTCGATGAAGCCGAAGCCCCGGCACAGGCAGAAGCTGTCGCCGAAGACGATCTGACCACTCTTCTGGATGCAGCGGCGGAGGAGCCCGAAGCGGCGGAAGCGCCCACGCAGGAAGAGCCTGCGGCGGCGGAGTCTCCTTCGGGCGATGACGCCGCCCTCGATGATCTGTGGGGGGAAGCGATGGCAGAGCAGTCGGCGGGCGAGGCGGCCCAGGTAGCCGGGTCAGATGCGCCCGCACCTGCCGAAGCTTCTGCGGATGATTCGGGAGAGGAGAGCATCGACGATCTGTGGGGCGAGGCTTTCGCGGAACAGGAAGCGTCGCAGGCACAGGAGACTTCGGGCGAGCCGGCGGGTGCAGCGGCTGTTTCCACCGAAAGCGGCAAGGATGACCTCTCCGGTATGTGGGACGAAGCCTTCGCGGAACAAGAGGCCGCGCAAACTGCGATTCGCGAGGGAGTGGTAGCGGATGCTGATGTCCAGGACGCGGAGATTCCGGACGATGATCTGGATCAGTTGTTGGCCGGAGAGGAAGCGGGGGTAGCAGCGCCTGCGGCCGAGGGTGAAGCGCCTGCGGCCGAGGGTTCGGGTGAAGCGTCTGCGGAGGAGCCCGCAGGAGCAGACGAGGGAATTTTGAGCCAGGGAGATCTGGACGATCTGCTTTCCAGTTTCTCCCCCCCTGCCGAGAAAACGGGTAAAGGCGAAGCGACGGTGGCCGATGCGGATCCGGCGGGGAATGTTTCCCCCGACCTGGAAGACTTGCTGGGGGAAAGTGCGCCGGCGCCAGCCACGGCCGACGTTGACGACGAAGAAGAGATAGAGGCGTTTATCCCCGAAGATGGACCGGCACCCGTGGATGATGAAGTCGAAGCGGAGGCGTTTGCAGAGCCCGTGGCCGCAATGGCGGGAGTGGATGCAGAAGATGACGCCGCCCCCGCGGCGATCGGCATGATGTCGCGTTTACTGGCCGCGCTCGTAGATGTTGGCGTGGTGGGTGTTTTGGAACTCATTTTTGCCGGGGGGACGCATTTCATTGTCGCCCAGGTAGCAGGTTCGGTTTTTTCGAATATGGAAGCCCTTGTCCTTGTCCTGGCGCTTGATCTGATGGTGCTGTTTTTACTGTCGTTGCTGTATTCGGTCTATTTCGTTGGTTTGCGAGGGGAGACGGTGGGCCAGGCGCTGATTGGACTCCGGGTAGTTGATTTGGACGATCGTCCCGTGGGATATATGCAAGCCGTGCTGCGCTACTTCGGCGGACTGGCTGCGACGGTCCCCCTGGGATTGGGGCACGTCCTGGTATTCTTGGATAAAAAGGGGCGATCTCTTGGAGATCGCCTGGCTGGGACGAAAGTTGTCGCCAGTGCCGCTGCCTGAAGTTTGCGGGGGACATTCGCTTCCATGTACAACCGTCGATTTCTTCTGACATTCCTGGTTTTTCTTTTCGTTTTCGCGTGGGCAGATGCGGTTCCCTCGAGCGGACAGCCCCGCCGTCAGCCGGGCGGCGGAACGCCCGTGGACTACCGAAGCGCGCTCTCGATCATCAGCGACAAGCTGCATCAGAAGTTTCCCCATCTTGAAGGACAGATTGTGGCTGTGAAGGGGGGGGATTTGTATCTCAGCATCAGCGCCAAGGATGGAGCCTCCGAAGGAATCCGTATGAGTATTTACAGGAAGGGGGCTCCCTTTAAACATCCGACGACCGGGGCCGTGCTTGGAACCCTGGAAGAGGAAATCGGCGTCGCCAGCGTGGTTGAAGTGCGCGAGAAGTTTTCGATTGTCCGGATGGTCCGCCTCACGCCGGGCAAAGAACTCGTGCCCCGGGTCGGGGATCTGGCCCGGCTTTCTTCCTCGAAGCTGAGGTTGGCCGTTTTGCCGTTCAACAATACGACGAAGGAATTTATTAGTTCAGATATCCTGACCCGGGAGCTGGCGAACACTCTTGTGGCCGGCGGCCGTTTCGATGTTTTTGATGCCGACCGCCTGCAGGTGTGGCTTCTTGAGACGGCGATAGCCGTCGATCAGATTTTGAAGGGAGACAACGCCATCCGCCTGCGGAACCAGATCCGCGGCGATCTGGCGCTGGAGAACATCATCTCCGAAATTCGCCAGAAGAAGGTGATCACCAGCCGACTTCTTTCCTTGACTACCCGGAAGGAGCTTTTCCGTGCCGTGACGATCGTGGACGAACTGCCCTTTGAGCAACGTACACCCAAGGAGCAGACCCTTCGGCGTGGCGCCGGCGGCCGGCAGGCGAGAAGGCCCCTTGCGAATTCGAGTTTTTCCCGGAACCGCCTCGGCGTTCCTGGAGCGCGGGGCAGTGTAAGCAATTTTGTGTTCAACGATGTCACATTTCGCGGCGTGACGATCGCCGACATTGACAACGACAAGAAGAATGAAATTTTGATCATCACCTCCCACGAACTCATTGCTTACCAGATAAGCGAGGGGCGGATGCGGGAGGTGGCGCGTTTCGTTGCGGGCGTCTCCAACGACTTCCGGTGGATAGATGCCGCGGACATGAACGGCAACGGCAAGCCGGAAGTGTATATTGCGAATTACCGTTATGGCTCGTTGCTGTCCATTGTTCTGGAGCCGGACGGAAAAGGGTTCAAGAAACTCGCGGAGGATATGAACGTCTTCTTCCGCCTCATTCGGGTCCGCCGCCCGGAAGGGGACGGGAAGATTCCCGACAGCGAGGCCTTCCTGCTGCTGGGGCAGGCCCAGGGGACGCACAATCCGCTCGAAGGCCCCATTATGCGCTACCGCTGGTCGGGGCAGAAGAT is a genomic window of bacterium containing:
- a CDS encoding VCBS repeat-containing protein, producing MYNRRFLLTFLVFLFVFAWADAVPSSGQPRRQPGGGTPVDYRSALSIISDKLHQKFPHLEGQIVAVKGGDLYLSISAKDGASEGIRMSIYRKGAPFKHPTTGAVLGTLEEEIGVASVVEVREKFSIVRMVRLTPGKELVPRVGDLARLSSSKLRLAVLPFNNTTKEFISSDILTRELANTLVAGGRFDVFDADRLQVWLLETAIAVDQILKGDNAIRLRNQIRGDLALENIISEIRQKKVITSRLLSLTTRKELFRAVTIVDELPFEQRTPKEQTLRRGAGGRQARRPLANSSFSRNRLGVPGARGSVSNFVFNDVTFRGVTIADIDNDKKNEILIITSHELIAYQISEGRMREVARFVAGVSNDFRWIDAADMNGNGKPEVYIANYRYGSLLSIVLEPDGKGFKKLAEDMNVFFRLIRVRRPEGDGKIPDSEAFLLLGQAQGTHNPLEGPIMRYRWSGQKISQAAPYTLPPNVTILGFGLADFLGSGSFDVVEKGDDDKMRVYSRRGSVRYTSSETYGGSVQKEYYDPGQIGQSRAADEGAPIFQIRSRILYEDVDGDGVREVLVIKNEYGASRIAPGLGVSGGQVISLIWDGSGLSEIWRARKTDSGVADFAFGDADNDGSNDLVIVNANSSAGSGSVQSHIFIYKLRR
- a CDS encoding RDD family protein; protein product: EMSALDDDLTALFDEAEAPAQAEAVAEDDLTTLLDAAAEEPEAAEAPTQEEPAAAESPSGDDAALDDLWGEAMAEQSAGEAAQVAGSDAPAPAEASADDSGEESIDDLWGEAFAEQEASQAQETSGEPAGAAAVSTESGKDDLSGMWDEAFAEQEAAQTAIREGVVADADVQDAEIPDDDLDQLLAGEEAGVAAPAAEGEAPAAEGSGEASAEEPAGADEGILSQGDLDDLLSSFSPPAEKTGKGEATVADADPAGNVSPDLEDLLGESAPAPATADVDDEEEIEAFIPEDGPAPVDDEVEAEAFAEPVAAMAGVDAEDDAAPAAIGMMSRLLAALVDVGVVGVLELIFAGGTHFIVAQVAGSVFSNMEALVLVLALDLMVLFLLSLLYSVYFVGLRGETVGQALIGLRVVDLDDRPVGYMQAVLRYFGGLAATVPLGLGHVLVFLDKKGRSLGDRLAGTKVVASAAA